The DNA region CATCTGCAATAGTGGTTGAATCACTAACAACGCTTGACTCTCTTAAAACTCTCGAATCGGTACGTTCTGTTTCTTCAAAAATCACACTGAGTTGATGAGGGAGAGCATCAtcttcaattatatatatagaagCATCGTCGTCATCGATAGTATCAGTTGTAGCTTCAGACACTTCTTCCACATTTGGCTCTTCATCAGAATATTGTTGAATGCTTTCATCGAAGTTGTACATGTGAACATTTGACACTGAAGGAATCGATTTTAGACCATTCATTTTTGATTTCTGATGAAGATTCTCTTCCTCTTCGGCTTCTGTGTCTGAATCGAGAGTTTCTTCATCGGAATAGTTAACAGGTGTTTCTATTTGTGAATTTTCTGCTTCGAATGTTGCTTCttgatgtttaaaattgatttcttcTTTCGATTCTTCCGTGTTTGTAGgagttataacaattttagggGTGCTGCATTCTTCTGTTCTTAGtttctgatttaatttttgctttaattgttGCTGTTGCGTGAATCGATTGTTATAATATGCCATTTCATCAGTAGAGGAATACCCAGCATAATCATCCCCTTCTGGTACATGATACATAGGATATGGCGAGTAGACAGGTGGATAACCATAGCAATAAGGTGGATAATAGTATGGGTCAAAATACGGAGGATAAGGTGGCGGATAATTTGATTGTTTACTTTCGAAACTTTCTTCCGAACTAGTGGGATAACATGGATAACCCCAAGGAGTTTTTTCTGCATCTGATTCATCTTCAGTGAGTGGTGTTCTAAGTGGCCTTTGATAAGGTGGCGGTGGTGGAGGTGGTGCATAATAATTCCAAAAAGGTATTGGTGTCCTTCTGgaacttttaattgtttcactGTCGGATTCTACATCGGTAGATGGTGTTTTTAGTGGTCTGCCATAACAATATGGTGGTGGGTAATAACCCCAAAACGGTACTGGTGTGGTTCTTTGGCtagaattagattttttttctgaGGATTCGCTCTTAGAAAGTTCTTGAGGATAAGGGGGATAATAATATTCGTGCCAATAAGGAGAATAAGGGGGGTAATTAGGATCTACACCCCATTGTTCATTTAAGGGAACGTCGGATTGTTCTATAGTTTCGTAATCTTGGTTGACATTGgctataacaaaattttggaactgagaatttttgaaaaactacaACGGTAGGctggtttattattttaaattcaatatttataattacaataaggTAGGATTTACAATGCGTGAACGATTTATGGTATGCCTGACATAGTTAGTCAATTTATATGCACTGTATGAACCATAATCATTTGTAATGTATGATATGTTTTATAAGGTATatcaaaacatataaaaacatgtttttgtttattaaaaatgctgTGATATTCCTTAAAAGTTATAGACAGTGTCAAAACTTACCACAACCATCTGGAGATGTCATAGCctgcaatattttaaatgatctgCTGGGAATTGAGCTTCCGGTATACTTCTTCGGTTCTGGAACAGTTTGTTGGCTAGGATGCACATATTGTTGTTGGCCATTACCTAAAAGCATTGattttgtatgaaattttttgttttaaattagaaatttaacttACCTTCTATTTGAACAGGGATGGTTCTAACTTGGGGCCCTCTGTTCACAGGTTGCTGTGGTCCTGgagacactaaataaacaaatattattttaatacatgaattgaagttaaaattttatttatgttgtgtTAACAAGTTAATATAACCCCAAATGAACTCtgcaaatatgtttatatttttaatatttggctttccaaatttaatatcCTTCCaactttaaagaaattatgaaaacaCATAGAATTATCATATAATGGAAGTATTCCATTTGGATAGCTTCGAATAGTTAATTGATGTCAAATGTGGTCCAGgacaagaaatataaaaaatcatgccaatgataaaaaatcacaaaaatttcatactttcataaaatttcGTACCCCTGTAACCTGAATGAACAGGTATATCTGAGCCCTCTGTCATTGTTTGAAGTAGTTTAAATGCTTTAGAAGGTATTTCTGGACCTCGATATCTGGGGTCAACCTCATTGTGCAAATAAACATCGTCCTCCCCTGAACATTGAGAAAAGTTGAATGTGTGAATAATGATAagcaaactaataaaatacataagcATTACATGTGTATTTCTCAGAAAATTTTTGGAGTACTCAGAAATTTATATCTATGTTTAATCGTAGATGATAACCCTACaccaatattaaaatgaattttttttaccaCTTTCATCCAACATTCGAAAAACTTTGGATGGAATGTATCCTCCCCTATATCGTGGATTCTCCTCATCATTTATcagattttctaaaatatacacTTATGTTACTAAGCTCACactaaaacaataattcatatataatatgttaattcaTACGAGTTTCTACAATCTAAAATGCAATAGTTAGTATATAACaaacaatacaattaatattttgtaacaatcCTTGTAcagatgtaaataaaacatcaacATTAGCACAGGTATTTGTAAGCGATTAGTTTTCTACTACCTTGTCTAAATCTATCGACCAAATTTCTGTCTCCTTCAGACATTTTCATTCTTCTGAGTTGCTCAGCGGGTACCTGCTGGAAATTTGAAGGATATTTCGGCGAATGAGAAGTAACTGGAACATTATCATCCTCTTCATCATCGGTATTGGTTATTTTCTGAATAACCCGGAAGGTATTTGACTGCGTGGGATTATTACCCCAACTTTGCTGACGTTGAAGTGACCTAAAACATCGAATTATTCAATCAAATCTATCGCGTAAAATGTACAAGAAAACAACCTATCAACTGGTGTCCCAGGTGTTCTGATTGGCTGTGTCGTATTTTTGCCTTCAATCTGTATGGGTATGATGAAGGCTCCCTGGTTGTCGACCCTGGGCTTTGTTACCGTTGGTGGTTGATGCTGTTGCTGCGAACCTGTCGGTCCTCTAGGACCTGGTCCCGGATGTTGCAAGACAACTGGTTGAGTAACATACACTGCATTGGGCGACGGTTGCTGTGGTTGCTCATATTGTTGTCTATTAGGCTGTGGCCTTTGTTGTTGGTAGGGCGAAGTTGGACGCTGGGTGCTCTTCACCTCGATATGCACTGGGATGGACTGTTTGGTTGGATTCTGTTGCTGCTGAATCGGTGGTGACTGCTGAGATTGATATTGAGCCTAAGGGATTATTATTATGAGTATTCAGACATTCACAAAAATGTGTTAGAATTTACCTGAGGTTCTGAAGCAACGTCACGTCTAGCCCATTCCGGTACGCTTTCTTGCTGCTGAGATTTTTGTTGCCATGGTCTTGGTGCTTGCTTCAAAGGCGGAGTGCCAGGCGAAATGGTGACAGGACTGTCAGTAGATCTTTGTGGTGGTGTAGGAGGAGAAACTACtctctaaatatataaaaattattattaatttagaatgcgattaaattgtgtataaaacTCACCTGCTGTGGTTGTGATTGTTGATTAACTGGCGGTATATACAGCGATCCAACATTAACGGACTTTGCGGGTGGTTCTTGGGGAGCGGGTCTGGGAGAAACTGGTGCTCTTTCAATAACTGGCGCTTGATAACTCGGTACATGCTTAACGACTTCAGGAGTTCTTGGAGCCTGTTGCTGGACTGGAGGTGATCttggttgttgttgttgatacTGAGGCTGTTGTTGATGAACTGGTGGTGACTGTTGAGGAGCTCTTTCGATAACTGGTGGTTGATATCTAAATTCAAATAGTTCATTAGTCAGTCAGTTAAcaagtaaaactaaaatttgtattataatattggaaataaattatttcttacaaCGTCAGAGTGTtcaaattcttatttaataaaattaattttcattatttttctcattGTAAGAATATCAACAAAGATCTGTAATAATTATGGTTATGATAACTTGATTTGTATCAAACAAAAAATGGCGGAAagtttaaattcatttgatCGTcatcaagttttttatttatagactatattcaatataatttcgaCTTccaagattaaataaattaattattttctttttaatcatttggttttctatatttttctttcttaaGTGATCAAGTTGATCAGGTAGACTATTTTTTCCGTCCCAACATTATTTCCTATCCATTCGTGGACTTGAAATGCGTAAAGTgtcgattaaaaatataattctaattatttattttgtgttttatgttaattgttcTTATAATGTGTAAATTTCCTGACGATGGTTTGtacattaaaacaattcacaagcaagaaaataatgtttaaattttaagaaggggatgttcaaatttaatattcttttgatgAACATAAATGTTTTAGCAAGgagtaaatgattaaaatttggtaatgtttgattttctcatgtaaacttatttttaccacaatgcaaataaattttgttattcgtTTTGTTTGGGTGGACATAATGGGCAAATAAGAGTCAGACGACGTCGGGGAGAACAATGGGCATTATGGTATGGGGTGCTATTGCTCATGGAAGTAGTCTTTAGTCATTATTAGAAGCAAAATGACAGCGCAAGGTTATCTTCAGGAAGTAGTGGAGTCGAATGTCCTTCCTTACCTTAATCGTCCAAGGGATCAAATATTTCAGCAATATAATGCTGTAACTCATGTTGCCAGGCTAAATTTTCTGAAGTTACAGATGTGAATCTGATGGCTAGCTCTGACCTTTCACCCATAGAATATGTTTGGGATATGACGAGTAAAGTGCTATGAAATTTACTCTAGCCCCCACGGACTTTGGAGGTTCTAAGACATGAAGGACGGGTAGCTTGGGATACTATACCTCAACAGGAAATAGACCAATGCCAATCAATGCCTGTCAGGGAGTGTTTGGATAACATCGAAAGACAAACACATAATTAACCaaattattagatataatctaaaatctttttgatattttgtttccaaattttaatcgtgTACTTCTTGCTATAAAATCCATGTTttaccaaaataatattaaatttgaacaccaCTTCTTGGTGTTGCAATTTCTTTATCGCTTAGTACTtagtatatacaatattataattattatttagtcatTACCTTGGAGGTTCTCTGACGTTCTCTGGAGACCTGGGTGGTGGCGGAGGCGCCGCCTTTTGCACCTGCGGCTGCGGCGGAGGTGCGTACTGCATCTGAGGTTGGCTCACCTGAGGTGCACCGTTCTGATACATCTCGTCAACGAAGTTCCTGGGCTTGGGACCTCCAGTTTTCCTAAGCAGAGCCATCGGATTATCCGGAATGATCTTGGTCATGTCCGGTCGCTCGAGAACCTGATTGTCGCCGGTCATAACCTTCTGCGTGGGCAAAGGCTGACTTGGAGGTGGTGGCGGCGGTGGAGGGCCGTTAGCTGGGGGTGGAGGTGGCGGTGGAGCGCCTCCTCTTCCTCCCATTGGTGGAGGTGGCGGCGGACCAGATGGGAATACCTTTTAAAATTCGGTTTTACATTGCTGCTTTGTATCAATTTAGATGCGGAATACCTGAACATGCATTTGGGGTTGCATGGCCGCCAGAGCGGAGGGCGGAAGCGGTCCGTGGTTTTGGGGTGGCGGTGGTTGGTTGGGTACTTGACTGACGCCGTCGAAGTTCGCATTTCGTTCTATCCGTCTGCTCAGCCTTGGCGACTTGATTTCGCTAAGGTTGATGCCGCTAGGGGTGTAGGTGAATGGTTTCTTATCCTTGGTCATCATGGCGTTTTGCACGCATTGCGGGGGATCCATCTTGTTGTATTGTTGcttctgaaaatattaataaaaattttttaattcggttCCAGCAATTCTTTTCAaaagtacattttttgtaaactgTAAATTTCCTTAAAATGACTATTGCTACTCATATTTACTCTTCTGAAACACGCTATCATTAATGCAGTCGGTCAATCTCATAACAAGGTGGAAATCAATCGACTTCCcggatttaaaaaatggtttgcAGCATATTTAAGAAAACGCAATTAAGTTCATTGACTTAATTGTCTAGATTATGTCGGACAGgcgtttctatttaaatttaattgcgaATTTTATGCACGACATAAGCATGATAAAACCTATTGATTGTTGTTAGGGCAGTTACTAAACcgggaaattttaataagttacttaaatatgttaattaacgaCAGCGCACAATAATTGCTAAGAAATTTAGTGTCGGCAGAGTAGAAAATTAATCTGCTTGTTAACATTGTtggtttaataaacaatactcaattaaagtatttagaaaatactTGGAAAAGTGTGAAAATAAGGAAGAGTTATTAATCGACACcatgttattatattactattattattttttcttacttaCTTCtggtttatatttatctatagGAATGTTTCCACTGTTAATAAAGGGAGAAAGAGAAGGTGGTCCGTATCCTTTACTGCCAGTAAATTCTGCACCAGGGAGCCTTGTTGATTGGtgtctgaaaacaaatttaaatatgtagatTACAaaagatacaaattaaattaggtaataaaaaaaactgaaccaattaaatattgtcatactttcttaatttaattagacaataaaatttctaacccaattatacaatttctttTAGCATAAAATTCCAGGTTCATtaagtttttctttattttatgagaCTGCCACAGttcattaattgttatttggttatctattttacttttcaaagaaataaaacGTGGCTCTGTACacacaattattaatgtaagacATATATTTTCacgtaataaatcaataaatgtaaacatgaaatttaattttgtttcagttcttaatcacttattattaatatgcacATAAgtcatacaaaattaattattcagattTAATTCCGGAAACACCGATACATTTTCTCAAATAAACCAGTTAAATGAACTGCAATTGAATTcattaaaactaacaaaaaaaaagaaaagcttcGACacgcataatttaaaaaagcgcAGAACTAGAATATCACTGACTTAAAATGAGCAGACtttcgattattaattatacaaataaacataCGTGTTTAATTATGGATTAACttagaataattattgtaattggtctctaattatttgaattgtttaagTGTTCCTGATCGCGTTATTCATTTACGCAGCGAACCGTGCAGTAACATCTAACACAGAAAACCGGTAAGGGAaggaataaaacaatataaaacgtGCACTTGACTTTGAAAGCACCATTCTCAGCGTGTACTGCTCAACTCAGTTGGCAGCATGGGAGTTCtggtaaataaaatcacaaacAACCAAAAAACATGATCACAATCACACaatcattttttactttattgacatttattaatgctacttaatataattttaggtgTTGACGAGTTTGTTTTGTCTGGGATTACTCCTGGTTAGCTGCAAACCTGTAGAGGAGGAATCCACTGGGTCTACTAGAAGACAATTGGAGCCGAATTATGAGTACTATGTGGAACCTGCGAAGAATTTCGATCAAACGAAAGGAATCTCAGTGGAACACAGCGCGACACCAGTAGTATTGCAAACGTCAGCGACAAATTATGAACCGTATGTTAAACATTATCATTTCACTGCGGAAGATGCAGTTGATAAAGATGGCAATCCGAtcaatcaatataataatggATATGTGTACGAAGTTGTTCCTGAAGAAGACAGCAAAGTGCAAACTGAGTTTTCTTCGATTGAAACCGACAGCGAAAACTACCAAGACAATGAATTTCaagatgaaaatttattcttgGACACATCGGGCTTCAAACACTATAAAACTCAAACTAGTTTCAACCTAGAAGGTCCTAGACAAATGGAGAAGATTACCACCAAAAGCTATCACAAAGAAGTAGAGCCATACGATGTTAGCAGCTTCAAACACGAAAGCCACCATCACGAGGAAGAGGAAGGAGAGGTTCACTATCATCAACACAAACACTTACATAAGCACAATCATAAGCAAGAACACATGCACAAACATGAACAGAAACATAAACATGAACATGGTCATAAACATAAGCACCATAACAAGCATCAGCATCATCACGAGAACAAACATCATCATTCTCATCACGCCCATCACAAGCATGGCCACAAGAACGAGCATCATCACAAGCATCACCAAGAGCACAAGCACAGCCATCATCAAGATCATAAGCATGATCATCATCACTTGCAGGAACACAAGCATGATCATCACCATGGTCACTCTCATTCTCATCATTCGGATCATAAGCACAGCCATCACCAAGATCACAAACACGATCATCATCATAGTCATTCGCATCATAATGACCATAAGCACAGCCACAGTCATCACGGCAGTCATAAGCATGAACACGGCCACAAACATGGTCATAAGCATGAACACCATAGTCATCATAAACATAGTCACAAGCACAAAAAGCACTGATTGTGTGATTTGTAAgtgttgtatattttttgttaagtttgcattttttgttaagtttgcttttttgttatatgtttcaaataaaataattaaaaaaaaaacaattctgaagttttatttttttttaaattatttacagtcTTTAATAAACCTTAGTAATTTTTGTccgattttaacaaactttttaattgtaaaccaTGAAAATATACGCATATGGACAAAATGTCACGTTTTTTGCTCAAAACcaacacaaataattttttaggcataaaaattgaagaaatcatattaacaaattttttatagctaATCAAACTACACCATTGGATTGAGCACTTCCTGAAAAggttaatatgaaatttcataaaaaatgatgcACATTCATACATACATAACACAAATATCttatttgtaaacaatattggaatattaaactaataatactaTTCTACTTGAGAAAGATAATCACAAATtacgaaaaatttataatacaagcATTGAATTGAACGATAGATTAGTGgaagtagtagtagtagtagtattaatatagaatatttagaggtctattttgtaactttttggttaaaaatattctacggTTATTTTACATCGACCGATTTTAACCTATGGTGGTAATATGTGTGTCCAAGAATGGTTAAATTTATAGTCGATATCGAAAAATCACCGGGTTAAAACGAGATGTATATCGGCATGCCTTTTGATGAATGATAAATATGACTCTAtggttatttcattaattaatgagtGGCCACTATCGATCagctatttatttttctgtgcGTTTTATATAGGTTTTCAgacattcaaatttaacattttttaatattactttattaaaaacggCTGCGATATATTATGGCACGTAATTACCTAAATATTCGTGAAAGAAGGAGGCGATAAgttgaataattatacaaatttaatttcttctaacatgaatacatatatttttagaaatgaaaTTCGACTAATTAGTCATAATTTCCATGATGTTTCAACTGATCgacaacacattttttaaattatattgcttaaaaaaatttattcatttttctaaaataacccCAGGTAAAAGCACTAAAAAAGAAGATGATGAGACAGTGTTGTTAAAGTTccactaatttttatactttgttttatttgctttttcaataatattgtaattattaactaCTAATTAGCTTTTTCACCTAACttccttttaaataatttatatatttttttcatttaataattttttacgcTATTAGAATTGGCAATTTCGAATAACAAAAACGTGTAAATAGGTGCACAACCCTACTAATACCACTCTGTATTATAACATATTCAATATAcagttaagttaaaaatattcaaaagataAAATCAGTCGTTACAGAATATGACATtgggttaaaattataactatcTGGTTATAATACAACTTTTAACTCGTTCGGTATATGTAATCAGAATGTTACAAAATAGACcctttgttaatataatatttcaatattaaaaatatacgagGAAATGTTgctataattgaaatttataaaacattgttattattatttttaaatattaaaaaattggtatTAACAAACTATTATTCAATCCAAtccatattcaatattttaataattaattgaatatgagTAAATcgttaatctaaaaattttaaaattaaaaaaggaaaacataTTTACACATAGAAGCTAGATTAGAATATGTACTGTCAATTCtttgtataataatgaatttaatattttgacaatttaaattttcagtaaatcagccatttttataattgaaaaacaatatatacttaggatattggaattatttattgttaaggaagaattatttAGATGACTAAAATGActgataattatcataaatttcagatattcaactattttttatacaaccaAAACGAATTGATTACCGTTGGACGCGTAATTTAATTGCCTttctaacaaattataataatttcgatCGAGTTTTCTGTTCACTCCGTAGGCtagttaaagtaaaattataaatcaaaaaacagAAATATACCGTTAATTAGGTAAATGGCACAAATGACAAAGAAATGAACGTTTTTCGACTTCAGTACACCCAAATTACCCTAAAAGAATATAAGAGAAACTTCctacttttgaaattaaaatttgtaaatgaatgttatttttttatttaaattattaaaataattgtacataTACATACAAAATTACCTTACATATAGtgagatataaatatatcattcataattaaaaacatacgaGAAAATGTtgctaaaattgaaatttataaaacattgttattattatttttaaatattaagaaattgatattaaaaaactgtaattatttaatccaatccatatgcaatatttt from Aethina tumida isolate Nest 87 chromosome 1, icAetTumi1.1, whole genome shotgun sequence includes:
- the LOC109608744 gene encoding titin isoform X1 gives rise to the protein MDPPQCVQNAMMTKDKKPFTYTPSGINLSEIKSPRLSRRIERNANFDGVSQVPNQPPPPQNHGPLPPSALAAMQPQMHVQVFPSGPPPPPPMGGRGGAPPPPPPPANGPPPPPPPPSQPLPTQKVMTGDNQVLERPDMTKIIPDNPMALLRKTGGPKPRNFVDEMYQNGAPQVSQPQMQYAPPPQPQVQKAAPPPPPRSPENVREPPRYQPPVIERAPQQSPPVHQQQPQYQQQQPRSPPVQQQAPRTPEVVKHVPSYQAPVIERAPVSPRPAPQEPPAKSVNVGSLYIPPVNQQSQPQQRVVSPPTPPQRSTDSPVTISPGTPPLKQAPRPWQQKSQQQESVPEWARRDVASEPQAQYQSQQSPPIQQQQNPTKQSIPVHIEVKSTQRPTSPYQQQRPQPNRQQYEQPQQPSPNAVYVTQPVVLQHPGPGPRGPTGSQQQHQPPTVTKPRVDNQGAFIIPIQIEGKNTTQPIRTPGTPVDRSLQRQQSWGNNPTQSNTFRVIQKITNTDDEEDDNVPVTSHSPKYPSNFQQVPAEQLRRMKMSEGDRNLVDRFRQGEDDVYLHNEVDPRYRGPEIPSKAFKLLQTMTEGSDIPVHSGYRVSPGPQQPVNRGPQVRTIPVQIEGNGQQQYVHPSQQTVPEPKKYTGSSIPSRSFKILQAMTSPDGCANVNQDYETIEQSDVPLNEQWGVDPNYPPYSPYWHEYYYPPYPQELSKSESSEKKSNSSQRTTPVPFWGYYPPPYCYGRPLKTPSTDVESDSETIKSSRRTPIPFWNYYAPPPPPPPYQRPLRTPLTEDESDAEKTPWGYPCYPTSSEESFESKQSNYPPPYPPYFDPYYYPPYCYGYPPVYSPYPMYHVPEGDDYAGYSSTDEMAYYNNRFTQQQQLKQKLNQKLRTEECSTPKIVITPTNTEESKEEINFKHQEATFEAENSQIETPVNYSDEETLDSDTEAEEEENLHQKSKMNGLKSIPSVSNVHMYNFDESIQQYSDEEPNVEEVSEATTDTIDDDDASIYIIEDDALPHQLSVIFEETERTDSRVLRESSVVSDSTTIADDVDEEYNTISMRLPLQLETSNSSEMTTMTVGEAEVKKLSYKIEQEETEIYTSFTLKSPSLTPRKRSLCRFDSEEPSLEENVYINNDIEPEKTVEHTKEKVEEKETEKKDESEQDWWSIISNDDDTPSRKPKVYNSEETDNIDNHDIKSAQNSNKEDEITIEKQKEIEKKKVDDGKIVMRDFAAKLKEIKDIHTKSGTIRRQSLAEEQALESKFEEQKQHDFWAQINDDDDSETEEATQTLTEPENITKTEEDKELIEDQEKQEEEKEEEEEEEIDFWSTIGNTDELTSRRPVYRYRRDTDSTRSRNSSVGESQVSKDVESKETENSIVQETLEADVIEIEQEVTEIVEILNENKIDACVALEQQVVHELKEVEKVNIVYEDESNDYYDDEKHVNKDVINYDESKDVDYYTEVADGNLATDENAQEEAVQNKYLEEEEEEDSNNYDEVPVEVPSIKDRIRALHESVKQKEKSTCSSQEQGISRKHTPSLTNDKQQQQQQEYLQENEDDESSDSESEESDSDSEKGISNININGQQEPLSIKERIKALQESVKQKQQGIQEQQELKVQVKQKISALEIANSQNSSIDINNSVSKTTSTKSSMKSFEEFSEEEIDSGITSDMSRHISDNEEFTELKKMSRYQRAATHSRLFRLLQDECDEDDEEKEPTGSQKSDDKFAKLSVRRRMEEKKNEEKLISRDQLSLPLKNMSEPDSMSSSGLTSPNSPVNEKLVNEVVQSLLRKKKGQIFRNMPKEKLYAAALRILQEDMDGLETPSEECVSFLSPLRTDTENSTPAQTPQEFYGNYNEYCQYYDTWSEADRLYYENYDICPSKAFKLIKDHLNTNKTGTISGFLAKCPKILSSKNVHKDLYKLLEGSEDADSAPTTPEKTKEVKEVAS
- the LOC109608744 gene encoding protein piccolo isoform X2, with translation MDPPQCVQNAMMTKDKKPFTYTPSGINLSEIKSPRLSRRIERNANFDGVSQVPNQPPPPQNHGPLPPSALAAMQPQMHVQVFPSGPPPPPPMGGRGGAPPPPPPPANGPPPPPPPPSQPLPTQKVMTGDNQVLERPDMTKIIPDNPMALLRKTGGPKPRNFVDEMYQNGAPQVSQPQMQYAPPPQPQVQKAAPPPPPRSPENVREPPRYQPPVIERAPQQSPPVHQQQPQYQQQQPRSPPVQQQAPRTPEVVKHVPSYQAPVIERAPVSPRPAPQEPPAKSVNVGSLYIPPVNQQSQPQQRVVSPPTPPQRSTDSPVTISPGTPPLKQAPRPWQQKSQQQESVPEWARRDVASEPQAQYQSQQSPPIQQQQNPTKQSIPVHIEVKSTQRPTSPYQQQRPQPNRQQYEQPQQPSPNAVYVTQPVVLQHPGPGPRGPTGSQQQHQPPTVTKPRVDNQGAFIIPIQIEGKNTTQPIRTPGTPVDRSLQRQQSWGNNPTQSNTFRVIQKITNTDDEEDDNVPVTSHSPKYPSNFQQVPAEQLRRMKMSEGDRNLVDRFRQVSPGPQQPVNRGPQVRTIPVQIEGNGQQQYVHPSQQTVPEPKKYTGSSIPSRSFKILQAMTSPDGCANVNQDYETIEQSDVPLNEQWGVDPNYPPYSPYWHEYYYPPYPQELSKSESSEKKSNSSQRTTPVPFWGYYPPPYCYGRPLKTPSTDVESDSETIKSSRRTPIPFWNYYAPPPPPPPYQRPLRTPLTEDESDAEKTPWGYPCYPTSSEESFESKQSNYPPPYPPYFDPYYYPPYCYGYPPVYSPYPMYHVPEGDDYAGYSSTDEMAYYNNRFTQQQQLKQKLNQKLRTEECSTPKIVITPTNTEESKEEINFKHQEATFEAENSQIETPVNYSDEETLDSDTEAEEEENLHQKSKMNGLKSIPSVSNVHMYNFDESIQQYSDEEPNVEEVSEATTDTIDDDDASIYIIEDDALPHQLSVIFEETERTDSRVLRESSVVSDSTTIADDVDEEYNTISMRLPLQLETSNSSEMTTMTVGEAEVKKLSYKIEQEETEIYTSFTLKSPSLTPRKRSLCRFDSEEPSLEENVYINNDIEPEKTVEHTKEKVEEKETEKKDESEQDWWSIISNDDDTPSRKPKVYNSEETDNIDNHDIKSAQNSNKEDEITIEKQKEIEKKKVDDGKIVMRDFAAKLKEIKDIHTKSGTIRRQSLAEEQALESKFEEQKQHDFWAQINDDDDSETEEATQTLTEPENITKTEEDKELIEDQEKQEEEKEEEEEEEIDFWSTIGNTDELTSRRPVYRYRRDTDSTRSRNSSVGESQVSKDVESKETENSIVQETLEADVIEIEQEVTEIVEILNENKIDACVALEQQVVHELKEVEKVNIVYEDESNDYYDDEKHVNKDVINYDESKDVDYYTEVADGNLATDENAQEEAVQNKYLEEEEEEDSNNYDEVPVEVPSIKDRIRALHESVKQKEKSTCSSQEQGISRKHTPSLTNDKQQQQQQEYLQENEDDESSDSESEESDSDSEKGISNININGQQEPLSIKERIKALQESVKQKQQGIQEQQELKVQVKQKISALEIANSQNSSIDINNSVSKTTSTKSSMKSFEEFSEEEIDSGITSDMSRHISDNEEFTELKKMSRYQRAATHSRLFRLLQDECDEDDEEKEPTGSQKSDDKFAKLSVRRRMEEKKNEEKLISRDQLSLPLKNMSEPDSMSSSGLTSPNSPVNEKLVNEVVQSLLRKKKGQIFRNMPKEKLYAAALRILQEDMDGLETPSEECVSFLSPLRTDTENSTPAQTPQEFYGNYNEYCQYYDTWSEADRLYYENYDICPSKAFKLIKDHLNTNKTGTISGFLAKCPKILSSKNVHKDLYKLLEGSEDADSAPTTPEKTKEVKEVAS
- the LOC126266519 gene encoding histidine-rich glycoprotein-like is translated as MGVLVLTSLFCLGLLLVSCKPVEEESTGSTRRQLEPNYEYYVEPAKNFDQTKGISVEHSATPVVLQTSATNYEPYVKHYHFTAEDAVDKDGNPINQYNNGYVYEVVPEEDSKVQTEFSSIETDSENYQDNEFQDENLFLDTSGFKHYKTQTSFNLEGPRQMEKITTKSYHKEVEPYDVSSFKHESHHHEEEEGEVHYHQHKHLHKHNHKQEHMHKHEQKHKHEHGHKHKHHNKHQHHHENKHHHSHHAHHKHGHKNEHHHKHHQEHKHSHHQDHKHDHHHLQEHKHDHHHGHSHSHHSDHKHSHHQDHKHDHHHSHSHHNDHKHSHSHHGSHKHEHGHKHGHKHEHHSHHKHSHKHKKH